In Fusobacterium hwasookii, a single window of DNA contains:
- a CDS encoding flavodoxin, producing MKTVGIFFGTTGGKTQEVVDILAAQLGDAQVFDVANGVDEMEMFDNIILASPTYGMGELQDDWSSVIDEVADMDFSGKVVAFVGVGDAAIFGANYVESMKHFYDAVEPKGAKIVGFTSTDGYDFEASEAVIDGDKFMGLAIDASFDTDEITSKVEDWLENKVKDELL from the coding sequence ATGAAAACAGTTGGTATATTTTTTGGAACTACAGGAGGAAAAACTCAAGAAGTTGTTGATATTCTTGCTGCACAATTAGGAGATGCTCAAGTATTTGATGTTGCTAATGGTGTTGACGAAATGGAAATGTTTGATAACATTATATTAGCTTCTCCAACTTATGGAATGGGAGAATTACAAGATGACTGGTCATCAGTTATTGATGAAGTAGCAGATATGGATTTCTCTGGAAAAGTTGTTGCATTTGTTGGTGTAGGAGATGCTGCAATATTTGGAGCTAACTATGTTGAATCTATGAAACACTTCTATGATGCTGTTGAACCTAAAGGAGCTAAAATAGTTGGATTTACTTCTACTGATGGATATGATTTTGAAGCTTCTGAAGCAGTTATTGATGGAGATAAATTTATGGGATTAGCTATAGATGCTTCATTTGATACTGATGAAATCACTTCAAAAGTTGAAGATTGGTTAGAAAATAAAGTTAAAGATGAATTACTATAA
- the ispG gene encoding flavodoxin-dependent (E)-4-hydroxy-3-methylbut-2-enyl-diphosphate synthase produces MERKTRVVKVANLKIGGSNPIIIQSMTNTNSTDVEATVKQINELEKAGCQLVRMTINNIKAAEAIKEIKKKVNLPLVADIHFDYRLALLAIENGIDKLRINPGNIGSDENVKKVVEAAKEKNIPIRIGVNSGSIEKEILEKYGKPCVDALVESAMYHVRLLEKFEFFDIIISLKSSNVKMMVEAYRKISSLVDYPLHLGVTEAGTKFQGTVKSAIGIGALLVDGIGDTLRVSLTENPVEEIKVAKEILKVLDLSDEGVEIISCPTCGRTEIDLIGLAKQVEEEFETEKNKFKIAVMGCVVNGPGEAREADYGIAAGRGIGILFKKGEIIKKVSESNLLEELKKMISEDLENKKN; encoded by the coding sequence ATGGAAAGAAAGACAAGAGTTGTAAAGGTTGCAAATTTAAAAATAGGTGGAAGTAATCCTATAATTATTCAATCTATGACTAATACAAACTCAACTGATGTGGAGGCAACAGTAAAACAAATAAATGAATTAGAAAAAGCAGGTTGCCAACTCGTTAGAATGACAATAAATAATATAAAAGCGGCAGAAGCAATAAAAGAAATTAAGAAGAAGGTAAATCTTCCATTAGTTGCAGATATACATTTTGATTACAGATTAGCACTTTTAGCTATTGAAAATGGTATTGATAAGTTAAGGATTAATCCAGGAAATATTGGCTCAGATGAAAATGTAAAGAAAGTTGTTGAAGCAGCGAAAGAAAAAAATATTCCTATTAGAATAGGAGTTAATTCAGGTTCAATAGAGAAAGAAATTTTAGAAAAATATGGAAAACCTTGTGTAGATGCTTTGGTTGAAAGTGCTATGTACCATGTGAGACTACTTGAAAAATTTGAATTTTTTGATATAATAATATCATTAAAATCAAGTAATGTTAAAATGATGGTAGAGGCATATAGAAAAATTAGCTCACTTGTTGATTACCCATTACATTTAGGGGTTACTGAAGCAGGAACAAAATTTCAAGGAACAGTTAAATCAGCAATAGGTATAGGTGCTTTATTAGTAGATGGCATTGGAGATACTTTAAGAGTTTCTTTAACTGAAAATCCAGTAGAAGAAATAAAAGTAGCCAAAGAGATTTTAAAGGTTTTAGATTTATCAGATGAAGGTGTTGAGATAATATCTTGCCCTACTTGTGGAAGAACAGAAATAGATTTAATAGGACTAGCAAAACAAGTTGAAGAAGAATTTGAAACTGAAAAAAATAAATTTAAAATAGCTGTTATGGGTTGTGTAGTAAATGGACCAGGAGAAGCTAGAGAAGCTGATTATGGTATAGCAGCTGGAAGAGGAATAGGAATACTATTTAAAAAAGGTGAAATAATAAAAAAAGTTTCTGAAAGTAATTTATTGGAGGAATTGAAAAAAATGATAAGTGAAGATTTAGAAAATAAAAAAAATTAA
- the miaB gene encoding tRNA (N6-isopentenyl adenosine(37)-C2)-methylthiotransferase MiaB produces MKKASIITYGCQMNVNESAKIKKIFQNLGYDVTEEIDNADAVFLNTCTVREGAATQIFGKLGELKSLKEKRGTIIGVTGCFAQEQGEELVKKFPIIDIVMGNQNIGRIPQAIEKIENNESTHEVYTDNEDELPPRLDAEFGSDQTASISITYGCNNFCTFCIVPYVRGRERSVPLEEIVKDVEQYVKKGAKEIVLLGQNVNSYGKDFKNGDNFAKLLDEICKVEGDYIVRFVSPHPRDFTDDVIDVIAKNDKISKCLHLPLQSGSSQILRKMGRGYTKEKYLALVDKIKEKIPGVALTADIIVGFPGETEEDFLDTVDVVQKVSFDNSYMFMYSIRKGTKAATMDNQIEESVKKERLQRLMEVQNKCSFDESSKYKDKIVRVLVEGPSKKNKEVLSGRTSTNKVVLFRGDLGLKGQFVNVKINECKTWTLYGEIV; encoded by the coding sequence GTGAAAAAGGCATCAATCATCACTTATGGATGTCAAATGAATGTAAATGAAAGTGCAAAAATAAAGAAAATTTTTCAAAATTTAGGATATGATGTTACAGAAGAAATAGATAATGCAGATGCAGTTTTCTTAAATACTTGTACAGTAAGAGAAGGAGCAGCAACACAAATATTTGGAAAATTGGGAGAATTAAAGTCACTTAAAGAAAAAAGGGGTACTATAATAGGTGTTACAGGTTGTTTTGCACAAGAACAAGGTGAAGAACTTGTAAAAAAATTTCCAATAATTGATATAGTTATGGGAAATCAAAATATAGGAAGAATACCTCAGGCAATAGAAAAAATAGAAAATAATGAAAGTACTCATGAAGTATATACAGATAATGAAGATGAATTACCACCAAGGCTGGATGCTGAATTTGGTTCAGATCAGACAGCTTCTATTTCAATTACTTATGGATGTAATAACTTTTGTACTTTTTGTATAGTTCCTTATGTTAGAGGTAGAGAGAGGTCTGTTCCTCTTGAAGAAATAGTAAAAGATGTGGAACAATATGTAAAAAAAGGTGCAAAAGAAATAGTATTGTTAGGACAAAATGTAAATTCTTATGGAAAAGATTTTAAAAATGGAGATAACTTTGCAAAACTTTTAGATGAAATTTGTAAGGTTGAAGGTGATTATATAGTTAGATTTGTATCTCCACATCCTAGAGATTTTACAGATGATGTTATTGATGTTATTGCTAAAAATGATAAGATATCAAAATGTTTACATCTTCCTTTACAATCTGGTTCATCTCAAATTTTAAGAAAAATGGGAAGAGGCTATACTAAAGAGAAATATTTAGCATTAGTTGATAAAATAAAAGAAAAAATTCCAGGTGTAGCTTTAACAGCTGATATAATAGTTGGTTTCCCAGGGGAAACAGAGGAAGACTTTTTGGACACTGTTGATGTTGTACAAAAGGTTAGTTTTGATAATTCATATATGTTTATGTACTCTATAAGAAAAGGAACAAAAGCAGCAACTATGGATAATCAAATTGAAGAAAGTGTAAAAAAAGAAAGACTTCAAAGATTAATGGAAGTTCAAAATAAATGTTCTTTTGATGAAAGTAGTAAATATAAAGATAAAATAGTTAGAGTTCTAGTAGAAGGTCCTAGTAAAAAAAATAAAGAAGTTTTATCAGGTAGAACTTCAACAAATAAAGTTGTCTTATTTAGAGGAGATTTAGGATTAAAGGGACAATTTGTAAATGTAAAAATAAATGAGTGTAAAACTTGGACCCTATATGGAGAAATAGTTTAA
- a CDS encoding RNA polymerase sigma factor: MDFDNIYEEYFDRVYYKVLSVVKNDDDAEDICQETFISVYKNLSKFREESNIYTWIYRIAINKTYDFFKKRKLEFEINDDVLSLPEDVNFDTKVILEEKLKLISEKEKEIVILKDIYGYKLKEIAEMKNMNLSTVKSVYYKALKDMGGN, encoded by the coding sequence ATGGATTTTGATAACATTTATGAAGAATATTTTGATAGAGTCTACTATAAAGTTTTAAGTGTTGTCAAAAATGATGATGATGCTGAGGATATTTGCCAAGAGACTTTTATAAGTGTATATAAAAATTTAAGTAAATTTAGAGAAGAAAGTAATATATATACTTGGATATACAGGATAGCAATTAATAAAACATATGATTTTTTCAAAAAAAGGAAGTTGGAGTTTGAAATAAATGATGATGTTTTATCTTTACCAGAAGATGTTAATTTTGATACTAAGGTAATACTTGAAGAAAAATTAAAGTTAATTTCAGAGAAGGAAAAAGAAATTGTTATTCTTAAAGATATTTATGGATATAAATTAAAAGAGATTGCAGAAATGAAGAATATGAATTTATCAACTGTCAAGTCTGTTTATTATAAAGCACTTAAAGATATGGGAGGAAATTAA
- a CDS encoding LrgB family protein — translation MKEIIVSNLFFGLILSYFALEIGKWVFKKTQSPICNPFLIGTTIVIIILKVFDISTDDYYKGAGMILFLLGPATVSLAIPLYKKWDLFKKFFVPVMTGAIVGSFVGIVSVIVLGKLFGMDEKLIFSLMPKSITTPFGIEVSSMLGGIPAITVVSIMLTGIAGNVTAPLISKIFRVKHSVAVGIGIGVSSHAVGTSKAMEIGEIEGSMSALSIVFDGILTLIWAPILKFLV, via the coding sequence ATGAAAGAGATAATTGTTAGTAATTTATTTTTTGGTTTAATTTTAAGTTATTTTGCCCTTGAGATTGGAAAATGGGTATTTAAGAAAACTCAAAGTCCTATATGCAATCCTTTTTTAATAGGAACTACTATAGTTATTATCATATTAAAAGTTTTTGATATTTCTACTGATGACTACTACAAAGGAGCAGGAATGATACTTTTCCTGTTGGGACCTGCTACAGTGTCACTTGCTATTCCTCTATATAAAAAGTGGGATCTATTCAAAAAATTCTTTGTTCCTGTTATGACTGGTGCAATCGTAGGTTCCTTTGTTGGTATAGTATCTGTTATTGTTTTAGGAAAATTATTTGGTATGGATGAAAAATTAATTTTTTCTCTTATGCCTAAATCTATAACTACTCCTTTTGGAATAGAAGTTAGCTCTATGCTTGGAGGAATCCCAGCAATAACAGTCGTAAGTATTATGCTTACTGGTATAGCTGGAAATGTTACAGCTCCTCTTATTAGTAAAATTTTTAGAGTAAAACACTCTGTTGCTGTTGGAATTGGAATAGGGGTTTCAAGCCATGCTGTTGGAACTTCAAAGGCTATGGAAATAGGAGAAATAGAAGGATCTATGAGTGCACTATCAATAGTATTTGATGGAATTTTAACTTTAATATGGGCACCAATTTTAAAATTTTTAGTATAG
- a CDS encoding copper homeostasis protein CutC, with protein sequence MIKEACVESFEKSLEAQNNGANRIELCENLAVGGTTPSYGTVKVCLEKLNIPIFPMIRARGGNFVYSKEEIEIMKEDIKAFKDLGVKGVVFGFLTSDNKIDLELTKELVELASPMEVTFHKAIDEISNPLDYIEDLVNIGIKRILTSGGKATALEGKDLINEMIKKSNKRLKVVVAGKVTKENLNELSNLICANEFHGKLIV encoded by the coding sequence ATGATAAAAGAAGCTTGTGTTGAATCTTTTGAAAAATCTTTAGAAGCTCAAAATAATGGAGCAAATAGAATAGAGCTTTGTGAAAATTTAGCAGTTGGAGGAACAACTCCTTCTTATGGAACAGTTAAAGTTTGTTTAGAAAAATTAAATATTCCTATTTTTCCTATGATTAGAGCAAGAGGTGGAAATTTTGTTTACTCTAAAGAAGAAATAGAAATTATGAAAGAAGATATTAAAGCATTTAAAGATTTAGGAGTTAAGGGAGTTGTTTTTGGCTTTTTAACTTCTGATAATAAAATAGATTTAGAACTTACAAAGGAATTGGTTGAATTGGCATCTCCTATGGAGGTTACTTTCCATAAAGCAATAGATGAAATATCTAATCCTCTAGACTACATTGAAGATTTAGTAAATATAGGTATAAAAAGAATTTTAACTTCTGGTGGAAAAGCAACAGCTCTTGAAGGTAAAGACTTAATAAATGAGATGATAAAAAAATCTAATAAAAGATTAAAGGTTGTTGTTGCAGGAAAAGTTACAAAAGAAAATCTGAATGAATTATCTAATTTAATTTGTGCAAATGAGTTTCATGGTAAACTAATAGTATAA
- the lysS gene encoding lysine--tRNA ligase, which produces MERYFDRLEKEPLIAERWKKIEELESNGVKAFGKKYDKQIMIGDILKHNPEDNLKFKTAGRIMSLRGKGKVYFAHIEDQSGKIQIYIKKDELGEEQFDHIVKMLNVGDIIGIEGELFITHTEELTLRVKSIALLTKNVRSLPEKYHGLTDVEIRYRKRYVDLIMNPEVRETFIKRTKIIKGVKKYLDNIGFLEVETPIMHPILGGAAAKPFITHHNTLNLDLFLRIAPELYLKKLIVGGFERVYELGRNFRNEGISTRHNPEFTMIELYQSHADFNDMMDLCEGIISTVCQEVNGTTDIEYDGVKLSLKNFARVHMVDMIKDVTGVDFWKEMTFEEAKQIAKEHHVEVAEHMNSVGHIINEFFEQKCEERVVQPTFVYGHPVEISPLAKRNEANPKFTDRFELFINKREYANAFTELNDPADQRGRFEAQVEEAMRGNEEATPEIDESFVEALEYGLPPTGGMGIGIDRLVMLLTGAPSIRDVILFPQMKPRD; this is translated from the coding sequence ATGGAGAGATATTTTGACAGATTAGAGAAAGAACCTCTAATTGCAGAAAGATGGAAAAAAATTGAAGAATTGGAAAGTAATGGAGTAAAAGCATTTGGTAAGAAGTATGATAAACAAATAATGATAGGGGACATTTTAAAACATAATCCAGAAGATAATTTAAAATTTAAAACAGCTGGAAGAATAATGTCTTTAAGAGGAAAAGGAAAAGTATACTTTGCTCATATAGAAGATCAATCTGGAAAAATCCAAATTTATATAAAGAAAGATGAATTAGGAGAAGAACAATTTGACCACATTGTCAAAATGTTAAATGTTGGAGATATCATAGGAATTGAAGGAGAATTATTTATAACTCATACAGAAGAATTAACTTTAAGAGTTAAGAGTATTGCTCTTTTAACAAAAAATGTAAGATCTCTACCTGAAAAATATCATGGACTTACTGATGTTGAAATAAGATATAGAAAAAGATATGTTGACTTAATAATGAATCCAGAAGTTAGAGAAACTTTTATTAAAAGAACAAAAATTATAAAAGGTGTTAAAAAATACTTAGATAATATAGGATTTTTAGAAGTTGAGACTCCTATAATGCACCCAATTTTAGGAGGAGCCGCTGCAAAGCCTTTTATAACTCACCATAATACTTTAAATCTTGATCTATTTTTAAGAATAGCTCCTGAATTATATTTGAAGAAATTAATAGTTGGTGGTTTTGAAAGAGTTTATGAATTAGGAAGAAATTTTAGAAATGAAGGAATATCTACAAGACATAATCCTGAATTTACTATGATTGAATTATACCAATCTCATGCAGATTTTAATGATATGATGGATTTATGTGAAGGAATAATCTCAACTGTATGTCAAGAAGTTAATGGAACAACTGATATAGAATATGATGGAGTTAAATTATCACTTAAAAACTTTGCTAGAGTACATATGGTTGATATGATAAAGGATGTTACAGGAGTTGATTTCTGGAAGGAAATGACTTTTGAAGAAGCTAAACAAATAGCAAAAGAACATCATGTCGAAGTTGCAGAACATATGAATAGTGTAGGACATATTATAAATGAATTTTTTGAACAAAAATGTGAAGAAAGAGTTGTTCAACCAACATTTGTATATGGACACCCTGTTGAAATATCACCACTTGCAAAAAGAAATGAAGCTAATCCAAAATTCACAGATAGATTTGAATTATTTATCAATAAAAGAGAATATGCAAATGCTTTTACTGAATTAAATGACCCAGCAGATCAAAGAGGAAGATTTGAGGCACAAGTTGAAGAAGCAATGCGTGGAAATGAAGAAGCAACACCAGAAATAGATGAAAGTTTTGTTGAAGCTCTTGAATATGGTTTACCACCTACTGGTGGAATGGGAATAGGAATAGATAGACTTGTAATGTTACTTACAGGCGCACCTTCTATAAGAGATGTAATTCTTTTCCCACAAATGAAACCAAGAGATTAA
- a CDS encoding CidA/LrgA family protein, whose product MLREFMLIFTINYVGILLSKILHLPLPGTIASLLLLFLMLQFKVLKLEKIENAGNFLLLNMTIFFMPPTVKIIDSYELLEKDLFKIIVIIIVSTFLTMGITGKVVQLMIDFKERKEKNNERDNC is encoded by the coding sequence ATGCTTAGAGAGTTTATGTTAATTTTTACAATTAACTATGTTGGAATACTACTGTCAAAGATTCTACATCTTCCTTTACCAGGAACTATAGCATCTTTGCTATTATTATTTTTAATGTTACAGTTTAAAGTTTTAAAGTTAGAGAAAATTGAAAATGCTGGAAATTTCCTACTATTGAATATGACTATATTCTTTATGCCACCTACAGTTAAAATCATTGATTCATATGAGCTATTAGAAAAAGACCTTTTTAAAATTATAGTAATTATAATTGTTTCAACATTTTTAACCATGGGAATTACAGGAAAAGTGGTACAACTTATGATAGATTTTAAAGAAAGGAAAGAGAAAAATAATGAAAGAGATAATTGTTAG
- a CDS encoding AbgT family transporter yields the protein MEKQKKKGIQRFLDFVERGGNKLPHPLTLFWIFCLIIAIISAITAASGASVTYEAFDKKEGIIKETTLTIKSLLDAEGIRYIFSSMVKNFTGFAPLGTVLVALIGIGVAEGSGLMGATMKKVVTATPKRLLTSMVVLAGVMSNIASDAGYVVLIPLGAVIFLSFGRHPIAGLAAAFAGVSGGFSANLLLSTTDPLLSGITTEAAKLLNPDYFVNPASNYYFMAASTFIITIMGTFITEKIIEPRLGEYKGEVVVDHNELTAQERKALRWAGISVLVFCAIIAFLILPENAILKVDGNLKQWTHDGLVPTLMMFFLVPGIVYGKVAGTIKNDKDVAKMMGSSLATMGGYLALAFAASQFVAYFSYTNLGTYVAVKGADFLQSIGLTGLPLIILFVLVAAFINLFMGSASAKWAIMAPIFVPMLMRLGYTPEFTQLAYRIGDSSTNIITPLMTYFAMIVAFMQKYDKESGMGTLISVMLPYSMCFLVGWTLFLMIWFMTGLPIGVEGVIHLAGM from the coding sequence ATGGAAAAGCAAAAGAAAAAAGGAATTCAAAGGTTTTTGGATTTTGTTGAAAGAGGAGGGAATAAGTTACCACATCCATTAACATTATTCTGGATATTCTGTCTTATAATAGCTATTATATCTGCTATTACTGCTGCATCAGGAGCATCAGTTACCTATGAAGCATTTGATAAGAAAGAAGGCATAATAAAAGAAACTACATTAACAATTAAGTCTCTGTTAGATGCAGAAGGTATAAGATATATTTTCTCTTCTATGGTTAAAAACTTTACTGGATTTGCACCATTAGGAACAGTTCTAGTAGCACTTATTGGAATAGGTGTTGCAGAAGGAAGTGGACTTATGGGAGCAACTATGAAAAAAGTTGTTACAGCTACACCTAAAAGACTTTTAACATCTATGGTTGTATTAGCAGGGGTTATGTCAAATATTGCTTCAGATGCTGGATATGTTGTATTGATACCACTAGGAGCAGTTATATTCTTATCATTTGGTAGACACCCAATAGCAGGACTTGCAGCAGCATTTGCTGGAGTATCAGGAGGATTCTCAGCAAACCTTTTACTTTCTACAACAGATCCATTATTATCTGGAATAACAACAGAAGCTGCAAAATTATTAAATCCTGATTATTTTGTAAACCCAGCTTCTAACTACTATTTTATGGCTGCATCAACATTTATTATAACTATAATGGGTACTTTTATAACTGAAAAAATTATTGAACCAAGACTTGGTGAATATAAAGGTGAAGTTGTAGTTGACCATAATGAATTAACAGCCCAAGAAAGAAAAGCATTAAGATGGGCTGGAATATCTGTTTTAGTATTCTGTGCTATAATAGCTTTCTTAATTCTTCCAGAAAATGCAATTTTAAAAGTAGATGGAAACTTAAAACAATGGACACATGATGGACTTGTTCCTACATTAATGATGTTCTTCCTTGTTCCAGGTATAGTATATGGAAAAGTTGCTGGAACTATAAAAAATGATAAAGATGTTGCAAAAATGATGGGATCTTCTCTTGCAACTATGGGTGGATACTTAGCACTTGCATTTGCAGCTTCTCAATTTGTTGCTTATTTCTCTTATACAAATTTAGGAACTTATGTAGCAGTAAAAGGAGCTGACTTCTTACAAAGTATAGGATTAACTGGATTACCTTTAATTATTCTATTTGTTTTAGTTGCTGCATTTATAAATCTATTTATGGGATCTGCATCAGCAAAATGGGCAATAATGGCTCCAATATTCGTTCCTATGTTAATGAGATTAGGATATACTCCAGAATTTACTCAATTAGCATATAGAATAGGAGACTCTTCAACAAATATAATAACTCCATTAATGACTTACTTTGCAATGATAGTTGCATTTATGCAAAAGTATGATAAAGAATCTGGAATGGGAACTCTAATTTCTGTAATGCTTCCTTACTCAATGTGTTTCTTAGTTGGATGGACATTATTCTTAATGATTTGGTTTATGACTGGTCTACCAATAGGAGTGGAAGGAGTTATTCACTTAGCAGGAATGTAA
- a CDS encoding peptidoglycan DD-metalloendopeptidase family protein, with protein sequence MKRIVRKTMGYTLILAIVVFSFRLYMISTKEVFNNELFSDYFQVDEAGNGGLELTTSNFTTFEKDYNFVKEEVVEKEEEKKPPVQPKMAEKITYKVQKKDTVQSIAKKYGVKPETIMINNETAMDNKLKVGEVLTFPSIDGLYYKLPKNETLAKIAKKYGIKVVDIVDYNNINPKKLKAGTTLFLKGVTLKKYKDVEARLIAAQQAAEEKKNEKGKGKGKKGGGSAPPPDATGGGDDGGAPVSYSGEGFAYPVRYAGVSSPFGNRYHPVLRRYILHTGVDLVAKYVPLRASKAGVVTFAGNMSGYGKIIIIRHDNGYETRYAHLSVISTNVGEHVNKGDLIGKTGNSGRTTGAHLHFEIRHNGVPKNPMKYLQ encoded by the coding sequence ATGAAAAGAATTGTTAGGAAAACAATGGGCTACACATTGATTCTAGCTATTGTTGTGTTCTCTTTTAGACTATATATGATTTCAACAAAAGAAGTTTTTAATAATGAATTATTTAGTGATTATTTCCAAGTAGATGAGGCAGGAAATGGGGGATTGGAATTAACTACAAGTAACTTTACTACTTTTGAAAAAGATTATAATTTTGTAAAAGAAGAAGTTGTTGAGAAGGAAGAGGAAAAGAAACCACCAGTTCAACCAAAGATGGCAGAAAAGATTACATATAAAGTACAGAAGAAAGATACTGTTCAGTCTATTGCTAAAAAATATGGTGTTAAACCAGAAACAATTATGATTAATAATGAAACTGCTATGGACAATAAATTGAAAGTTGGAGAAGTTTTAACTTTCCCATCAATAGATGGACTTTATTATAAGCTTCCAAAAAATGAAACATTAGCTAAAATTGCTAAAAAATATGGAATAAAAGTTGTAGATATTGTTGACTATAATAATATCAATCCTAAAAAATTAAAAGCAGGAACAACTTTATTCTTAAAAGGAGTAACATTAAAGAAATATAAAGATGTTGAAGCAAGACTTATAGCAGCTCAACAAGCAGCTGAAGAGAAGAAAAATGAAAAAGGAAAAGGTAAGGGTAAAAAAGGAGGAGGCTCAGCTCCACCACCAGATGCTACAGGTGGAGGAGATGATGGAGGAGCACCAGTTTCATACTCAGGAGAAGGTTTTGCTTATCCTGTTAGGTATGCAGGAGTATCTAGTCCATTTGGAAATAGATATCACCCAGTTTTAAGAAGATATATATTACATACAGGTGTTGACTTAGTTGCTAAATATGTACCACTTAGAGCTTCTAAGGCAGGAGTTGTTACTTTTGCTGGAAATATGAGTGGTTATGGAAAAATAATAATAATAAGACATGATAATGGATATGAAACTAGATATGCCCATTTAAGTGTCATTTCAACTAATGTTGGAGAACATGTAAATAAAGGTGACTTAATAGGAAAGACAGGAAATTCAGGACGTACAACAGGAGCACATTTACACTTTGAAATTAGACATAATGGAGTTCCTAAGAATCCTATGAAATATTTACAATAA